A single genomic interval of Hevea brasiliensis isolate MT/VB/25A 57/8 chromosome 4, ASM3005281v1, whole genome shotgun sequence harbors:
- the LOC110673209 gene encoding E3 ubiquitin protein ligase DRIP2 isoform X3, translating into MFLIYISFLNQVCRKCIYDKICDDDLDSCPVCNIDLGCAPLEKLRADHSLEDLKAKIFASIRDKTKAPAVLPSVPEAVPSSPLTGRRKERYLSSLVVNTPKIAAKSTLPRKRLKSIARKSPALRESILAEELLVKKVDACCHESLSSPETLSKIAQAKRQNSIPESSKQYKTNKDREEDSAEPCEGETELWKPLNRVVEAANKSKHSKSDIEEATVQMQLPGPAENEAQVLKSVVKEHGKKSEVNGDENNSSLSPEDSVKTRKLQGIRQQRAVVSKGLNIIPAQTIVDASSKCDGRFSPIWFSLVASDDQEGNAPLPQISPCYLRIKDGNLPVSYIKKYLVQKLGLATEAEVEISLHGQPVLSTLQLHHLVDWWLQMAPSSERIQTSVGSSAKEFVMVLSYGRKTQPP; encoded by the exons ATGTTTCTGATTTACATATCTTTTCTAAATCAAG TTTGCAGGAAATGCATATATGACAAGATATGTGATGACGACTTAGATAGCTGTCCGGTGTGCAATATCGACTTAGGATGTGCTCCACTAGAGAAGCTCAG GGCAGACCACAGCCTGGAAGATCTAAAGGCCAAAATCTTTGCTTCCATAAGAGACAAAACTAAGGCACCTGCAGTTTTGCCCTCTGTCCCAGAAGCTGTACCCTCATCCCCATTAACAGGCAGAAGAAAGGAGAGATATTTATCTTCATTGGTGGTCAACACACCCAAAATAGCAGCAAAGTCTACTCTGCCTAGAAAAAGATTGAAATCCATTGCAAGGAAGAGTCCAGCTTTACGAGAATCTATTCTTGCTGAGGAATTACTTGTTAAGAAAGTGGATGCTTGTTGCCATGAGAGTTTAAGCTCACCTGAAACTCTAAGCAAAATTGCACAAGCTAAAAGGCAG AATTCCATTCCCGAGTCATCCAAACAGTACAAGACAAATAAGGATAGAGAAGAGGATAGTGCTGAACCATGTGAAGGCGAAACTGAGTTGTGGAAACCCTTAAATCGTGTGGTTGAAGCTGCAAACAAATCAAAGCACAGTAAGTCTGATATAGAGGAAGCTACTGTCCAAATGCAGCTGCCTGGTCCTGCAGAGAATGAAGCTCAAGTGCTTAAATCCGTTGTTAAGGAGCATGGTAAAAAATCAGAAGTTAATGGTGATGAAAATAACTCATCTCTGTCACCAGAAGATTCAGTTAAGACTAGAAAGTTGCAAGGCATACGGCAACAAAGAGCAGTTGTCTCCAAGGGCTTGAATATTATTCCAGCACAAACTATTGTTGATGCAAGCAGTAAATGCGATGGAAGATTTAGTCCAATTTGGTTCTCATTAGTTGCTTCTGATGATCA GGAAGGAAATGCACCCTTGCCACAGATATCTCCATGCTACTTGAGGATTAA AGACGGCAACTTACCCGTTTCATATATTAAAAAGTATCTAGTGCAAAAGCTGGGTCTTGCTACCGAGGCTGAG GTAGAGATCTCACTACATGGCCAGCCGGTTCTTTCTACATTGCAGCTGCATCATTTGGTGGACTGGTGGTTGCAGATGGCACCATCATCTGAAAGAATACAGACAAGCGTTGGCAGCTCAGCGAAAGAATTTGTGATGGTTCTGTCATATGGTAGAAAAACTCAACCTCCATGA
- the LOC110673209 gene encoding E3 ubiquitin protein ligase DRIP2 isoform X2 has product MLSQVVKVQRKKLTACMTCPLCNKLFRDATTVSECLHTFCRKCIYDKICDDDLDSCPVCNIDLGCAPLEKLRADHSLEDLKAKIFASIRDKTKAPAVLPSVPEAVPSSPLTGRRKERYLSSLVVNTPKIAAKSTLPRKRLKSIARKSPALRESILAEELLVKKVDACCHESLSSPETLSKIAQAKRQNSIPESSKQYKTNKDREEDSAEPCEGETELWKPLNRVVEAANKSKHSKSDIEEATVQMQLPGPAENEAQVLKSVVKEHGKKSEVNGDENNSSLSPEDSVKTRKLQGIRQQRAVVSKGLNIIPAQTIVDASSKCDGRFSPIWFSLVASDDQEGNAPLPQISPCYLRIKDGNLPVSYIKKYLVQKLGLATEAEVEISLHGQPVLSTLQLHHLVDWWLQMAPSSERIQTSVGSSAKEFVMVLSYGRKTQPP; this is encoded by the exons ATGCTAAGCCAGGTGGTGAAGGTCCAAAGAAAGAAGCTCACCGCATGCATGACATGTCCTCTCTGCAATAAGCTGTTTAGAGACGCTACTACCGTCTCTGAATGTCTCCACACCT TTTGCAGGAAATGCATATATGACAAGATATGTGATGACGACTTAGATAGCTGTCCGGTGTGCAATATCGACTTAGGATGTGCTCCACTAGAGAAGCTCAG GGCAGACCACAGCCTGGAAGATCTAAAGGCCAAAATCTTTGCTTCCATAAGAGACAAAACTAAGGCACCTGCAGTTTTGCCCTCTGTCCCAGAAGCTGTACCCTCATCCCCATTAACAGGCAGAAGAAAGGAGAGATATTTATCTTCATTGGTGGTCAACACACCCAAAATAGCAGCAAAGTCTACTCTGCCTAGAAAAAGATTGAAATCCATTGCAAGGAAGAGTCCAGCTTTACGAGAATCTATTCTTGCTGAGGAATTACTTGTTAAGAAAGTGGATGCTTGTTGCCATGAGAGTTTAAGCTCACCTGAAACTCTAAGCAAAATTGCACAAGCTAAAAGGCAG AATTCCATTCCCGAGTCATCCAAACAGTACAAGACAAATAAGGATAGAGAAGAGGATAGTGCTGAACCATGTGAAGGCGAAACTGAGTTGTGGAAACCCTTAAATCGTGTGGTTGAAGCTGCAAACAAATCAAAGCACAGTAAGTCTGATATAGAGGAAGCTACTGTCCAAATGCAGCTGCCTGGTCCTGCAGAGAATGAAGCTCAAGTGCTTAAATCCGTTGTTAAGGAGCATGGTAAAAAATCAGAAGTTAATGGTGATGAAAATAACTCATCTCTGTCACCAGAAGATTCAGTTAAGACTAGAAAGTTGCAAGGCATACGGCAACAAAGAGCAGTTGTCTCCAAGGGCTTGAATATTATTCCAGCACAAACTATTGTTGATGCAAGCAGTAAATGCGATGGAAGATTTAGTCCAATTTGGTTCTCATTAGTTGCTTCTGATGATCA GGAAGGAAATGCACCCTTGCCACAGATATCTCCATGCTACTTGAGGATTAA AGACGGCAACTTACCCGTTTCATATATTAAAAAGTATCTAGTGCAAAAGCTGGGTCTTGCTACCGAGGCTGAG GTAGAGATCTCACTACATGGCCAGCCGGTTCTTTCTACATTGCAGCTGCATCATTTGGTGGACTGGTGGTTGCAGATGGCACCATCATCTGAAAGAATACAGACAAGCGTTGGCAGCTCAGCGAAAGAATTTGTGATGGTTCTGTCATATGGTAGAAAAACTCAACCTCCATGA
- the LOC110673209 gene encoding E3 ubiquitin protein ligase DRIP2 isoform X1: MCASYSGQVVSSVKKMLSQVVKVQRKKLTACMTCPLCNKLFRDATTVSECLHTFCRKCIYDKICDDDLDSCPVCNIDLGCAPLEKLRADHSLEDLKAKIFASIRDKTKAPAVLPSVPEAVPSSPLTGRRKERYLSSLVVNTPKIAAKSTLPRKRLKSIARKSPALRESILAEELLVKKVDACCHESLSSPETLSKIAQAKRQNSIPESSKQYKTNKDREEDSAEPCEGETELWKPLNRVVEAANKSKHSKSDIEEATVQMQLPGPAENEAQVLKSVVKEHGKKSEVNGDENNSSLSPEDSVKTRKLQGIRQQRAVVSKGLNIIPAQTIVDASSKCDGRFSPIWFSLVASDDQEGNAPLPQISPCYLRIKDGNLPVSYIKKYLVQKLGLATEAEVEISLHGQPVLSTLQLHHLVDWWLQMAPSSERIQTSVGSSAKEFVMVLSYGRKTQPP; encoded by the exons ATGTGTGCGAGTTATAGTGGGCAGGTGGTGTCGTCAGTGAAGAAGATGCTAAGCCAGGTGGTGAAGGTCCAAAGAAAGAAGCTCACCGCATGCATGACATGTCCTCTCTGCAATAAGCTGTTTAGAGACGCTACTACCGTCTCTGAATGTCTCCACACCT TTTGCAGGAAATGCATATATGACAAGATATGTGATGACGACTTAGATAGCTGTCCGGTGTGCAATATCGACTTAGGATGTGCTCCACTAGAGAAGCTCAG GGCAGACCACAGCCTGGAAGATCTAAAGGCCAAAATCTTTGCTTCCATAAGAGACAAAACTAAGGCACCTGCAGTTTTGCCCTCTGTCCCAGAAGCTGTACCCTCATCCCCATTAACAGGCAGAAGAAAGGAGAGATATTTATCTTCATTGGTGGTCAACACACCCAAAATAGCAGCAAAGTCTACTCTGCCTAGAAAAAGATTGAAATCCATTGCAAGGAAGAGTCCAGCTTTACGAGAATCTATTCTTGCTGAGGAATTACTTGTTAAGAAAGTGGATGCTTGTTGCCATGAGAGTTTAAGCTCACCTGAAACTCTAAGCAAAATTGCACAAGCTAAAAGGCAG AATTCCATTCCCGAGTCATCCAAACAGTACAAGACAAATAAGGATAGAGAAGAGGATAGTGCTGAACCATGTGAAGGCGAAACTGAGTTGTGGAAACCCTTAAATCGTGTGGTTGAAGCTGCAAACAAATCAAAGCACAGTAAGTCTGATATAGAGGAAGCTACTGTCCAAATGCAGCTGCCTGGTCCTGCAGAGAATGAAGCTCAAGTGCTTAAATCCGTTGTTAAGGAGCATGGTAAAAAATCAGAAGTTAATGGTGATGAAAATAACTCATCTCTGTCACCAGAAGATTCAGTTAAGACTAGAAAGTTGCAAGGCATACGGCAACAAAGAGCAGTTGTCTCCAAGGGCTTGAATATTATTCCAGCACAAACTATTGTTGATGCAAGCAGTAAATGCGATGGAAGATTTAGTCCAATTTGGTTCTCATTAGTTGCTTCTGATGATCA GGAAGGAAATGCACCCTTGCCACAGATATCTCCATGCTACTTGAGGATTAA AGACGGCAACTTACCCGTTTCATATATTAAAAAGTATCTAGTGCAAAAGCTGGGTCTTGCTACCGAGGCTGAG GTAGAGATCTCACTACATGGCCAGCCGGTTCTTTCTACATTGCAGCTGCATCATTTGGTGGACTGGTGGTTGCAGATGGCACCATCATCTGAAAGAATACAGACAAGCGTTGGCAGCTCAGCGAAAGAATTTGTGATGGTTCTGTCATATGGTAGAAAAACTCAACCTCCATGA